From the genome of Fundulus heteroclitus isolate FHET01 chromosome 7, MU-UCD_Fhet_4.1, whole genome shotgun sequence, one region includes:
- the LOC118563631 gene encoding uncharacterized protein LOC118563631 — protein MCGVNGKFRLQYQDRDFSDALVNLTSTSELENVATIKVIPVTDDSQAIPGCNDVESTQTDDTELLSSPSSSVSTRTQMWPREFPMPTFSYDTELQLEKANAVYRSNKRPLTASPKTITDILKKVAEEIYKYKPYPTDADFSAVAEALIKKHPCLYEPGSYNGCYGWKCRLKTKMGNYRTQLKGIGCAELLANSLKYKGAEDALPAKNVKRPRRGEANHIPDIPTGETQDILEAERVTLLSEAKKRNNRALIKNKMDKTFSLRRQEIVTKELGVEQVKERWPALFSVDEINAEFMRITTVPLQPRFLASLDKHHGKLMEIIRNKGGAIREKTRDVLKVLDQSLDVSLKRECLLKCLILYLGEDVQKLIKEFLGAHATVERKGVSVVTTAAAQMYCAVRC, from the exons ATGTGTGGAGTAAATGGCAAGTTTAGACTACAGTACCAAGATAGAGACTTTAGTGATGCACTAGTGAACTTGACATCTACTAGTGAACTTGAAAATGTGGCAACTATCAAGGTCATCCCAGTAACTGATGATAGCCAAGCCATCcctggatgtaatgatgtagaGTCTACTCAGACAGATGACACAGAGCTCCTGTCCTCACCTTCCAGCTCTGTCTCTACAAGAACCCAGATGTGGCCAAGAGAGTTTCCAATGCCAACGTTCTCCTATGACACTGAACTGCAGTTAGAAAAGGCAAATGCAGTGTATCGGTCAAACAAGAGACCACTCACAGCAAGTCCTAAAACAATAACAGATATTCTAAAAAAGGTAGCTGAAGAGATTTACAAGTATAAACCCTACCCAACAGATGCTGACTTCAGTGCTGTAGCCGAAGCACTAATCAAGAAGCATCCATGCCTCTATGAACCTGGTTCGTACAATGGTTGCTATGGATGGAAATGTCGGCTGAAGACAAAGATGGGCAACTACCGAACTCAGCTAAAGGGCATTGGATGTGCTGAATTACTTGCAAATTCACTGAAGTACAAAGGTGCGGAGGATGCATTGCCAGCAAAAAACGTGAAGAGACCACGGAGAGGAGAAGCCAACCACATTCCTGACATTCCAACTGGAGAGACTCAAGATATTTTGGAAGCTGAGAGAGTGACACTTCTGAGCGAAGCAAAGAAGCGAAACAATCGTGCATTGATCAAGAATAAAATGGACAAGACTTTTTCTCTGCGAAGACAGGAAATTGTGACAAAGGAACTAGGAGTGGAACAGGTGAAAGAAAGATGGCCTGCATTGTTCTCAGTGGACgag ATCAATGCTGAATTTATGAGGATTACTACTGTTCCACTTCAACCACGATTCCTGGCCTCTTTGGACAAGCACCATGGTAAGCTGATGGAGATCATCAGGAACAAGGGAGGAGCTATCAGAGAGAAGACACGCGATGTATTGAAGGTTCTTGATCAG AGCCTAGATGTGAGCCTAAAGAGAGAGTGTCTGCTGAAGTGCCTCATCTTGTACCTTGGGGAAGATGTACAAAAACTGATCAAGGAGTTTCTG GGTGCACATGCTACTGTTGAGCGGAAGGGGGTGAGCGTAGTCACTACAGCCGCAGCACAGATGTACTGTGCGGTGCGCTGCTAA